A single region of the Panthera tigris isolate Pti1 chromosome B1, P.tigris_Pti1_mat1.1, whole genome shotgun sequence genome encodes:
- the HS3ST1 gene encoding heparan sulfate glucosamine 3-O-sulfotransferase 1 has protein sequence MVSSTAALLLGAVLLVAQLQPVPSRPAAAAAAAAAPGAEPGQPELSRRAATVQGDGRDGAPPNGSAQQLPQTIIIGVRKGGTRALLEMLSLHPDVAAAENEVHFFDWEEHYSQGLGWYRGQMPFSSPQQLTVEKTPAYFTSPKVPERVHSMNPGIRLLLILRDPSERVLSDYTQVFYNHVQKRKPYPSIEEFLVRDGRLNVGYKALNRSLYHVHLHNWLRFFPLRRIHIVDGDRLIRDPFPEIQKVERFLKLSPQINASNFYFNKTKGFYCLRDSGRDRCLHESKGRAHPRVDPRLLSKLHEYFHEPNKKFFELVGRTFDWH, from the coding sequence ATGGTGTCCAGCACAGCGGCGCTGCTCCTGGGCGCCGTGCTCCTGGTGGCCCAGCTGCAGCCCGTGCCttcccgccccgccgccgccgccgccgccgccgccgcgcccgggGCCGAGCCGGGCCAGCCGGAGCTGTCGCGCAGAGCGGCCACCGTCCAGGGCGACGGCCGGGACGGCGCGCCCCCCAACGGCTCGGCGCAGCAGCTGCCGCAGACCATCATCATCGGCGTGCGCAAGGGCGGCACGCGCGCGCTGCTGGAGATGCTCAGCCTGCACCCCGACGTGGCGGCCGCCGAGAACGAGGTCCACTTCTTCGACTGGGAGGAGCACTACAGCCAAGGCCTGGGCTGGTACCGGGGCCAGATGCCCTTCTCGTCCCCGCAGCAGCTCACGGTGGAGAAGACCCCCGCGTACTTCACGTCGCCCAAAGTGCCTGAGCGCGTCCACAGCATGAACCCGGGCATCCGGCTGCTGCTCATCCTGCGCGACCCGTCCGAGCGCGTGCTGTCCGACTACACCCAAGTGTTCTACAACCACGTGCAGAAGCGCAAGCCCTACCCGTCCATCGAGGAGTTCCTGGTGCGCGACGGCCGGCTCAACGTGGGCTACAAGGCGCTCAACCGCAGTCTCTACCACGTGCACCTGCACAACTGGCTGCGCTTCTTCCCGCTGCGCCGCATCCACATCGTCGACGGCGACCGCCTCATCAGGGACCCCTTCCCCGAGATCCAGAAGGTCGAGCGGTTCCTGAAGCTGTCGCCGCAGATCAACGCCTCGAACTTCTACTTTAACAAAACCAAGGGCTTTTACTGCCTGCGGGACAGCGGCCGGGACCGCTGCTTGCACGAGTCCAAAGGCCGGGCGCACCCCCGAGTGGACCCCAGACTCCTCAGTAAACTGCACGAATACTTTCACGAGCCAAATAAGAAATTCTTCGAGCTTGTCGGCCGGACATTTGACTGGCACTGA